The following are encoded in a window of Colletotrichum lupini chromosome 3, complete sequence genomic DNA:
- a CDS encoding phytanoyl-CoA dioxygenase: MDGSHVHADDQPNQRVWSLPNKGDEFLDLLNHPLIDAIMPWFLGNAFKLHSMGANIARPAKSGIYMHRDQMGLTPETIDHAYLLNAMWYLVDVTEERGATRMYPGSHNKNVAPPVINQVGGSVPAAAPAGTCVLLDSRTWHSTGVNTSDTTRPIILSAFCRFFLQAMENYPELMNAETKAKLSDRQLGLLGFRVPVRDGKRAQAYTAYNYPGADFGKSRASADIAWLPSKTNGKS; the protein is encoded by the exons ATGGACGGTTCCCATGTGCATGCTGACGATCAACCGAATCAACGAGTCTG GAGTCTTCCCAACAAAGGCGATGAGTTTCTGGATCTCTTGAATCATCCTCTTATCGATGCAATTATGCCCTGGTTCCTAGGTAATGCGTTCAAGCTCCACTCTATGGGCGCCAACATTGCTCGACCTGCAAAGTCTGGTATCTATATGCATCGTGATCAGATGGGACTCACCCCCGAGACAATCGATCACGCTTACCTTTTGAATGCTATGTGGTATTTGGTGGATGTTACGGAAGAGAGAGGCGCCACCCGTATGTATCCCGGGTCTCACAACAAGAATGTCGCGCCGCCTGTTATTAATCAAGTT GGCGGATCCGTTCCGGCGGCAGCTCCCGCTGGAACATGTGTGCTCTTGGATAGCCGAACCTGGCACTCGACTGGCGTGAACACGTCGGACACGACGCGACCTATCATTTTGTCAGCATTCTGCCGCTTCTTTTTGCAGGCCATGGAGAACTACCCGGAGCTCATGAATGCGGAGACCAAGGCAAAATTATCTGACAGACAGCTGGGGCTTTTGGGATTCCGCGTTCCAGTGCGAGATGGAAAGCGGGCGCAAGCGTACACTGCGTATAATTACCCAGGCGCGGATTTTGGAAAGTCGAGGGCATCGGCAGATATTGCATGGCTTCCCAGCAAGACGAACGGGAAATCTTAG
- a CDS encoding phytanoyl-CoA dioxygenase, which produces MASTLPPPAGSLISGLVFEGKPYDVTRDDPLRVFQQNVSRVRAYIEKRLADFDGLGTLVELKLGDGSEYLSPPIFIDSTSTSAALLDNIPDDVQPGVTVNIMPEYILDVIEGRMHAVHAFGKRAKPPCRGSFPMCFALGGRPQSVVNADKLDPQDLPKPTEDAEQIKRDLQKWGYAMVKNALSADQVEILKAAVE; this is translated from the exons ATGGCATCGACTCTTCCGCCACCGGCTGGCTCCCTCATCTCTGGGCTTGTCTTCGAAGGCAAGCCTTACGATGTAACCAGAGATGACCCTCTAAGGGTGTTTCAGCAGAATGTTTCTCGAGTTCGTGCATACATCGAGAAAAGACTGGCA gACTTTGATGGACTTGGTACTCTCGTTGAGCTCAAGCTCGGGGACGGATCAGAGTACTTGAGTCCCCCTATCTTCATTGATTCCACATCAACGAGTGCAGCACTGCTCGATAACATCCCAGATGATGTTCAGCCTGGAGTCACGGTAAATATTATGCCGGAGTACATCCTCGATGTCATTGAAGGCCGCATGCACGCAGTTCACGCCTTTGGCAAGCGCGCAAAGCCTCCGTGTCGTGGGAGCTTCCCAATGTGCTTTGCTCTGGGCGGACGTCCCCAGTCTGTTGTCAACGCGGATAAGCTGGATCCTCAAGATCTGCCAAAACCCACTGAGGACGCTGAGCAGATTAAACGCGATCTTCAGAAATGGGGATACGCAATGGTGAAGAATGCTCTTTCGGCGGATCAGGTTGAGATTCTCAAGGCTGCTGTTGAATAA
- a CDS encoding methyltransferase CmcJ encodes MAAVTAFFERTDLHKTAKPYSWDGPDGQSFPKSNFVMKDMELNLTDIRTLPDFKPTIEENGFCFLENKSKELSKMTGADDCKPYLEEMAQFFFEMHVRKEAARDTFLSPTWVGLATIIVNRAPNWPLRSRLYAAVELDFQSDSKRIFIISSAHCSFLPLIRIMAADNTVASSWSRISLFLTEEERQRVLSGQSRARIINIWRPMFNHAEDIPFAVCDPRTNIDLADVVSVDRITHEAAKEVAYFSWNPAHRWYWMSNQTPDEIVIMTQYDTHPPGGFFNIVPHAAFRNGAARPGCPTRYSVEARFIVLEPAPYQKDGPGPNGPFPEESRLQPWKKWVTPPEPKAVPAPTADARPMYF; translated from the exons ATGGCAGCAGTCACTGCTTTCTTCGAGAGAACTGATCTCCACAAAACGGCGAAGCCGTACTCTTGGGATGGCCCTGACGGGCAGTCGTTCCCCAAGTCGAATTTCGTCATGAAGGACATGGAA CTTAATCTGACCGACATACGAACGCTGCCAGATTTCAAGCCTACTATTGAGGAGAACGGCTTCTGTTTCCTCGAGAACAAGTCCAAAGAGCTCTCGAAAATGACTGGAGCGGATGACTGTAAACCTTACTTGGAAGAGATGGCTCAATTTTT TTTCGAGATGCACGTTCGCAAGGAGGCCGCACGGGACACCTTCCTTTCGCCCACTTGG gttgggctggctacgataatcgtaaatagggcccccaattggcccctgcgcagtcggctgtatgccgcggtcgaattggacttccaatccgacagtaAGAGAATCTTCATTATTTCGTCGGCACATTGTTCGTTTCTACCGCTAATTCGAATTATGGCTGCAGATAATACCGTGGCCAGTTCTTGGAGCAGAATATCGCTGTTCTTGACCGAGGAAGAACGGCAACGCGTTCTCTCAGGCCAGAGTCGGGCGAGAATTATCAA TATTTGGCGCCCGATGTTCAATCATGCCGAGGACATTCCCTTCGCCGTGTGCGATCCAAGGACTAACATCGATCTCGCCGATGTTGTCTCGGTTGACCGCATCACCCACGAAGCAGCCAAGGAAGTTGCCTACTTTTCCTGGAATCCTGCCCACAGATGGTACTGGATGAGCAACCAGACCCCTGACGAGATTGTTATCATGACACAGTACGACACCCACCCGCCAGGTGGCTTTTTCAACA TTGTACCCCATGCTGCATTTCGAAATGGAGCGGCTCGGCCCGGCTGCCCAACGCGGTACAGTGTTGAGGCAAGATTCATTGTACTGGAGCCCGCGCCGTATCAGAAGGATGGGCCTGGTCCTAATGGTCCATTCCCAGAAGAAAGTCGACTTCAGCCGTGGAAGAAGTGGGTTACACCGCCTGAGCCGAAGGCTGTCCCAGCCCCCACCGCTGATGCAAGGCCAATGTACTTCTAA
- a CDS encoding averantin oxidoreductase, which produces MLSFLSSAGLFCLVITSWLVIVTILRAVYNLIFHPLARYPGPRLAAITRLVHVYHFVNGDAVGWLDKLHAEYGDVVRVEPGRLSYITPQAWKDIYGHATATRKVNSKERKNSKNLFSNGSYSISSAHGPEHQRLRKIFSNAFSDRAITKQEPMLALYAQQMVDLVCRKISSEKNSPGAAVMDAVQLFNFATFDIMADLAFGEALGCLENGGSNAWVDAVQVNFKRMIVKARLRPYPVISYLWHLFQPEQDKKAAAVHVQSSHERVTKRLAKGADARNDIWGLVLKAEGPNALTRTEMNNNANNFMIVGTETSATALSALTYLLLKSPRKLERLVREVRSVGDSNQLKGDVLKDLPYLQACLTECLRLHPPVPTGGMRVIGEGGNTILGHLLPEDTKMSIATWTAFRIPRYWKDGNEFIPERWIPGERGYDEYHTYDQHSVFQVFGTGPRACIGKNLALQEMRLLYATFLFHFDMELCPESDRWMEDQKCWTLWFKDNLQIWVSQRKET; this is translated from the exons ATGTTATCATTTTTATCATCAGCCGGGCTGTTTTGCCTTGTGATTACGTCGTGGCTCGTGATAGTCACGATATTGCGCGCCGTTTACAACCTCATTTTCCATCCACTGGCAAGATACCCAGGCCCGCGACTGGCAGCTATCACCCGACTGGTTCATGTGTACCACTTCGTGAATGGCGATGCTGTCGGCTGGCTCGATAAGCTCCACGCAGAATACGGCGACGTTGTGCGCGTCGAGCCTGGCCGTCTCAGTTACATCACACCTCAGGCTTGGAAGGACATATATGGACATGCGACGGCCACTCGTAAAGTTAACTCGAAAGAGAGGAAAAACAGCAAGAATCTCTTCTCTAACGGGAGTTACTCGATTTCGTCAGCTCACGGTCCCGAGCACCAGCGCCTACGCAAAATCTTCAGCAATGCGTTCAGCGACCGCGCCATCACGAAGCAAGAACCTATGCTGGCGCTTTACGCACAGCAAATGGTCGATCTAGTTTGTCGGAAGATCTCTAGCGAGAAAAACTCTCCTGGAGCTGCTGTCATGGATGCAGTCCAGCTCTTCAATTTCGCCACGTTCGATATCATGGCAGATCTTGCATTCGGCGAAGCACTTGGCTGCCTCGAGAACGGTGGATCAAATGCTTGGGTCGACGCTGTCCAGGTGAATTTCAAGCGGATGATCGTCAAGGCAAGATTGAGGCCTTACCCGGTAATCTCATATTTGTGGCATCTTTTCCAGCCGGAACAAGATAAGAAGGCTGCTGCTGTGCACGTTCAGAGCTCGCATGAGCGTGTCACGAAGAGGTTGGCCAAGGGCGCTGATGCCAGGAATGACATCTGGGGGCTCGTTCTCAAGGCCGAGGGTCCGAACGCGCTGACTCGTACTGAAATGAACAACAACGCCAACAACTT CATGATAGTTGGCACTGAGACATCAGCGACAGCGCTGAGCGCTCTCACATATCTTTTGCTGAAGTCTCCGAGAAAGCTTGAACGACTAGTTAGAGAAGTGAGATCTGTTGGCGACTCGAACCAGCTGAAAGGCGATGTTCTCAAAGACTTGCCGTATCTTCAGGCGTGCCTCACCGAATGCCTCAGAT TACACCCTCCTGTCCCGACGGGTGGTATGCGTGTCATTGGTGAAGGGGGCAACACCATCCTCGGTCATCTTCTCCCCGAAGAC ACTAAAATGTCGATCGCGACCTGGACCGCCTTCCGCATCCCTCGGTACTGGAAAGATGGCAACGAGTTCATCCCCGAAAGATGGATTCCAGGTGAGCGTGGGTACGATGAGTACCACACATACGACCAACATAGTGTGTTCCAGGTATTTGGGACCGGTCCGCGCGCTTGTATTGGCAAGAA TCTTGCATTGCAGGAAATGCGTCTCTTGTACGCCACCTTTTTGTTCCATTTCGACATGGAATTATGTCCTGAAAGTGACCGATGGATGGAAGATCAGAAGTGTTGGACTTTGTGGTTCAAAGATAACCTTCAGATTTGGGTTTCCCAGAGGAAAGAAACGTGA
- a CDS encoding oxidoreductase has protein sequence MVTSLKRSPTRAILCIHGGGASPDIFRFQLAGFRAALKEDFEFVFATAPHVAVPGPDVLPFFAGMKSFFSWFRKGATDTEGEVAVFNEAIKMAVQDWQLENEHVKIVGVLGFSQGGLASTVLLWEQEVGLVPWLPRLEFGVLVCCAYSDVATDYIRSKSEGGDIAKISVPTLHLHGSQDCNLGQARNTLATHYSSKAAHVINFEGGHHIPQKREDIIKMTNHIRHLGKKDIMH, from the coding sequence ATGGTCACATCACTGAAAAGATCGCCAACGCGGGCCATCCTCTGCATTCATGGTGGCGGTGCTTCACCCGACATATTCCGTTTCCAACTCGCGGGTTTCCGTGCAGCTCTCAAAGAGGATTTCGAGTTCGTGTTTGCCACCGCACCCCACGTTGCCGTCCCCGGCCCAGATGTTCTTCCCTTCTTTGCCGGAATGAAGTCGTTTTTCTCTTGGTTTCGCAAGGGCGCAACCGACACCGAAGGTGAAGTTGCCGTGTTCAACGAAGCCATCAAAATGGCAGTACAGGACTGGCAGCTGGAGAACGAGCACGTCAAAATTGTTGGTGTCTTGGGCTTCTCGCAGGGCGGGCTAGCAAGTACAGTCTTGCTGTGGGAGCAGGAGGTGGGATTGGTGCCGTGGCTCCCGCGATTGGAGTTTGGAGTGTTGGTCTGTTGCGCTTATAGTGATGTCGCGACAGATTATATCCGCAGCAAGTCAGAGGGCGGTGACATTGCCAAGATTTCGGTGCCTACATTGCATCTTCACGGCAGTCAGGACTGCAACTTAGGGCAGGCGAGAAACACTCTTGCAACGCATTACTCCTCGAAGGCCGCTCATGTTATCAACTTTGAAGGAGGACATCACATTCCTCAGAAAAGAGAGGATATTATCAAGATGACGAACCACATTCGACACCTTGGTAAAAAGGATATCATGCACTAG
- a CDS encoding alcohol dehydrogenase GroES-like domain-containing protein translates to MWTKVPESWSTEAAASLPVGVSTAGIAMKLLGLPLPGQGAAKPAYVLVYGASTATATIAMQMLKLSGLDPIAICSPKNFDLAKRNQAVEVFDRNDKELAKKIKTYTKGNLKYALDCITTVESTAFCYAAIGRGGGKYVSLDPWQQHAATRKVVTADFTVGPRIFGEGCTWPEPYKSDPSEELRVFGISVWETVEKLINEGSL, encoded by the exons ATGTGGACAAAGGTTCCAGAGTCTTGGAGCACTGAAGCAGCTGCATCTCTACCTGTGGGAGTGAGCACCGCCGGAATCGCCATGAAGCTGCTTGGCTTGCCTCTGCCCGGTCAAGGAGCTGCGAAGCCTGCCTATGTATTGGTCTATGGGGCCAGTACAGCAACTGCGACAATTGCCATGCAAATGCTGAAACT TTCCGGTCTCGATCCGATTGCTATTTGTTCCCCGAAGAATTTCGACCTAGCGAAAAGAAACCAGGCAGTAGAAGTTTTCGATCGCAATGATAAAGAGCTGGCGAAAAAGATT AAAACATACACGAAAGGGAACTTGAAATATGCCTTGGACTGCATCACGACCGTCGAGTCTACCGCCTTTTGCTACGCTGCTATCGGACGAGGCGGCGGCAAGTACGTGTCTCTTGACCCTTGGCAACAGCATGCTGCGACTCGAAAAGTTGTCACCGCGGATTTTACAGTCGGCCCTCGAATCTTTGGGGAAGGATGCACCTGGCCTGAGCCCTACAAGAGCGATCCGTCGGAAGAACTGCGCGTCTTTGGGATCTCTGTTTGGGAAACTGTAGAGAAGTTGATTAACGAAGGAAGCTTATAA